tggattggcttacagcttaaagctgtttgcagcttataagctgaaaaaaataagttggggtagtccaacttattttttttggcttataagctgttttcagcttataagctgctttagataaactaagtcaaatgggtccaattattttttgagcttattttaagcataaaatgactttaagctggccagccaaacactcaaaaaagctgaaaacagcttataagccaacttataagccaatccaaacgggctctaaaacaaaaaaaaaatcggattctttattttttatttcactTTGCCCCACCTTAAAATACTATTGTACTTTTTAAAGTAGGAATGTAATTTCATTATTGTAATTTAATTGGGGTCACATTTGTCTAAACTCAACGGTCAACTTTGCATTTCAAATTCAAAAACTCATCCTTTTGCACAGCATATCCGTTGCTTCACTCTCAAAGAAGAAGTAGAAGAAGAAGCAAATTAACCATTGAAACCTTAAAACACGATAATGGGAAGACTTGGAGTGAAAACTGACTATGAAGAACTCAGAAAAGCCCAAATCTTGGAAAACCAGGCACTCTTCTCTCTCAATTTAAGTATCCATTTTCTGTTAATGTTAATTGCTATAGCTCAATTTCTAATTTTACAGGCTCGATTAGCTAGTCTTGGTCTTCAAAAAACCGTCGCAGAGCTTCGAACTATCATTTCTAAACCACAATCAGAGAAGAGAAAACATAACAAAGTTGATTACTCTTCCACCCCTTTACGCCGTTCCAATCGATTGAAAGGAAATTCTTCTGAATTGGCATTGCGTCGTTCAGATCGCTTATGCAGCTCTGCCCCACCAGCAAAAAGTATGTATTTATGTCTCTACAATTTgagtgtatatgtatgtatattatacgtgtatataacatgtatattttgtatactttATACACTATCTGTAAcctctgtatatattttgtaaactagatggCCGAATGGTATTTGGCTGGAATTTTCCCTTTGTTTTGCCCTCATAGATAGGAGAGTGAGTGTGGATTTTGAAATGAGAATGTCTCCTTCTTTGTACTTTGTTGTATGTTGCTTTTAGGGAAATTGAGGCTTTTCGAAGAAGGAGATGTTGAAGATGATATTGAGAAGAGACCTGCTAATGCGCCTCTACTGAGAGTGAAAGATGGCTTAATGCTGCATCTTACGCCAGAAGCTTTGGCTCGACGTTGCACCAGCAAGGATAGGGGAACTATATATGACCCTATTTTGGGTATTTGCTGTCACTTTTGCAGGTTTTGTACTCGTTCTTGAATACCCTTTCCAAATCTTTTACCTTTCATTGTGCATAGAGGTTAAATTCGGTGCACCGCGTGAAAAAATGTTTCCACAATCAAGTCACTATTGTAAACATGAGCTGATATAACCTGATAAAAATGTTAAGTAACCTGCTATAACAAGTTAAATATACTGTTAGTGTAACAATCTATAAGATGTTAGGTATACAGCTTATATCCTTTTGTAAATCTCAGTTTTTGGTTACTCACTGTGCATTTTCACAATCAAGTCACTGTTATAACCATGAACTGGTAACCTGGTAGATATGTTAAGTAAGCTGCTATAACAAGTTAAATATACTGATATGTAAATGATCTATAACATGTTAGGTATATAGATTAAATCCTTTTGTTAATCACAGTTTTTGGTCGTTCACTGTGCAATCAATTGAGGGACTTCCACCAAGACagcttctttgttttctttttgctAGGAAGGTTGACTTTTGCGCTTGAATTTACATCTAAGCCAGCTTAGCTTGTCCTTGTGTATCACAAAATGCTAAGGTTTCACACGAGGATCAGTTGAAAATGATAATCTGTAAATGCTAATGCAGGCAAAAGAAATTGTGTGGTGAAGAAGACTGTAAACGATGTGGTGATATGGACATGGATCAACCTTGCTTAGGTTAATCTTACGAATACTTTATTGTTTTGAGGTACTTACCAGTTTGTAAACAGAATGATGAGTCTAAATTTTCCCATACAGGCAAGACAGATTGTTCAATTTGTCATTCTAGCAATGGTGTTCTTTGCCGAGGTTGTCTTAAGGTTCGATATGGTGAAGGTGAGGCTATAGCTATTCATTTTTAGAAATTGCAATCACATGGTTTTTATCTGAAAGTCATTCATGTTATATACTCTAACCACTTAAATGGATTTGTATCTTTTCTAGGACACTACACTACTCTTCTGTTCTGTCTAATAAAAGCCACAATATGGTTTTTATCTGAAAGCCATTCATGTTATTTACTCTAACCACTTAAATGGATTTGTATCTTTTCTAGGACACTACACTACTCTTCTGTTCTGTCTAATAAAAGCCACAATTGGAAATTCTGCAAAATCGATCCTTGCCTTCTCACTTATGAATGTTGATAACTAAATATGCGCAAATTGTGCTAGAACTGGAGGATGTAAGAGCAAATAAAGAATGGATATGTCCTCATTGTACTGAAGAAAAAGGCATCAATCCATATTGGATATGTAACAGGTACTTTTGTGGCTATATAACAAGACTAGGTGCTTATGAAGTTCTTTTGGTACTGATACTGGCAGATTTCATTTGAattttcttgctcatggaccgaTTTCTTGCTCGTGTTTATTTATGTTTTTCTAGCTCATTGTGCCTAAAGAAGCGAAAGATGGCTCCAACTGGGATCGCCATATTCAGAGGTTTGTATATCAGTCACTAGTTTACTTGGAGTTTCGTTTGCTCATATCTGTTGTTATATAGTCACACTGAGAAATTTTCTAATTTCTtgtgtttttgttttcttttttctcctttgttGGATCTTGGACAAAACAGCTAGAGAGATGGGATACAAATCAGTGGCACATCTGTTAATGGATCAACTTCAGGGAGTAGTGAGGGGTAGATGATAAACTTCTTTTTGTGCATAGTGTAAGCTCTTTTAGTAGGATTATAAGAGCTGCATAGTAAGTTTAGCTTCAGAATGTAAAGATGAATGTTATGAAAGACCAATCACCTGTTGCAATTGCTTGGATCCTCATTCAATTTGCTTATGCCACTTCTCTTTTGAGCTTATATCTAAAGCAAGATTTTTTGACGGATGTGCTTTCTAAAAGcctgatatttatcatttaatgTAGTTGAAACAACTGAATTTTGGGCTGTTCGATCTTATTTTTTCCGTTTTTCTTTTTATTGTCTGTACATCCAGGAGCTAAGATCATTCCACTGCCCCATTTCGTCATGCATAAACTAAACCAATAATTAAGACCAACACAAAAAGGAA
The nucleotide sequence above comes from Lycium barbarum isolate Lr01 chromosome 3, ASM1917538v2, whole genome shotgun sequence. Encoded proteins:
- the LOC132634321 gene encoding uncharacterized protein LOC132634321 isoform X2; amino-acid sequence: MGRLGVKTDYEELRKAQILENQARLASLGLQKTVAELRTIISKPQSEKRKHNKVDYSSTPLRRSNRLKGNSSELALRRSDRLCSSAPPAKRKLRLFEEGDVEDDIEKRPANAPLLRVKDGLMLHLTPEALARRCTSKDRGTIYDPILGICCHFCRQKKLCGEEDCKRCGDMDMDQPCLGKTDCSICHSSNGVLCRGCLKVRYGEGHYTTLLFCLIKATIGNSAKSILAFSLMNVDN
- the LOC132634321 gene encoding uncharacterized protein LOC132634321 isoform X3, with translation MGRLGVKTDYEELRKAQILENQARLASLGLQKTVAELRTIISKPQSEKRKHNKVDYSSTPLRRSNRLKGNSSELALRRSDRLCSSAPPAKRKLRLFEEGDVEDDIEKRPANAPLLRVKDGLMLHLTPEALARRCTSKDRGTIYDPILGICCHFCRQKKLCGEEDCKRCGDMDMDQPCLGKTDCSICHSSNGVLCRGCLKVRYGEGHYTTLLFCLIKATIWFLSESHSCYLL
- the LOC132634321 gene encoding uncharacterized protein LOC132634321 isoform X1, with the protein product MGRLGVKTDYEELRKAQILENQARLASLGLQKTVAELRTIISKPQSEKRKHNKVDYSSTPLRRSNRLKGNSSELALRRSDRLCSSAPPAKRKLRLFEEGDVEDDIEKRPANAPLLRVKDGLMLHLTPEALARRCTSKDRGTIYDPILGICCHFCRQKKLCGEEDCKRCGDMDMDQPCLGKTDCSICHSSNGVLCRGCLKVRYGEELEDVRANKEWICPHCTEEKGINPYWICNSSLCLKKRKMAPTGIAIFRAREMGYKSVAHLLMDQLQGVVRGR